The DNA window AAACTAAGTCGATGTTAAAATCAGGGATTGTCGTTAGCTCAATGACGTTAATATCGAGAGTGCTCGGACTGGTGCGAGACGTTGTTGTTGCTAATTTTATGGGGGCGGGTGCCGCGGCTGACGTATTTTTCTTCGCCAATAAAATTCCTAATTTTTTACGTCGATTGTTTGCAGAGGGGGCGTTTGCGCAAGCATTTGTGCCGGTTTTAACAGAAGTTAAGTCACATCAGAATGAAGCCGAATTAAAAGATTTCGTCGCAAAGGTGTCAGGTACGTTGGGAGCCATCGTTTTCGTCACGGCTATAGCTGGAGTTGTGTTATCACCAGTACTAGCCGCGTTATTCGGAGCCGGATGGTTTATTGACTATCTGAATGATAAACCAGACGGTGCCAACTTTGAACTGGCTTCTGCCATGCTCAAAATTACTTTTCCCTATATCTTCTTCATATCTCTCACGGGGTTTGCAGGAGCTGTTCTTAATACACTGAACAAGTTCGCTGTAGCAGCCTTTACTCCAGTATTACTCAATATCAGCATTATCGCCTGTGCTTGGTTATTAGCTGAACGGTTTGAACAACCAGCATTTGCCCTTGCATGGGGTGTTTTCATTGGTGGGCTAGTGCAACTTTTGTTTCAACTGCCATTCTTATTTAGAGCGGGTTTGTTGGTAAAGCCCAAGTGGGGCTGGCGTGATCCTAACGTAACAAAAGTGCGAACGCTGATGATCCCAGCGCTGTTTGGTGTATCTGTTAGCCAAATCAATTTGTTGCTCGATACCTTCATTGCTAGTTTTTTGATGACTGGCTCAATTAGCTGGTTGTATTACAGTGACCGTTTGCTGGAGTTCCCACTTGGCTTGTTTGGCATTGCGATCGCCACAGTTATATTACCGGCTCTGTCTAGAAATCATGTTGGTAAGGACGATCAAGGTTTTAAAAGTAATTTGGATTGGGCGTTTAAGATTATTTGCTTGTTAGGCATACCAGCAGCAACCGCGCTTGTTTTACTGGCTTATCCGCTCTTAATGGTCATATTTCAACGAGGTGAATTCAGCGTTGATGATGCTCAAATGGCATCCTATAGCCTGATTGCATACGGTAGTGGTTTGTTGAGCTTTATGTTAGTTAAAATTCTAGCTCCTGCTTTCTATTCCCGGCAGGACACGAAAACGCCAGTAAAATACGGTATCATTACGATGGCGACCAACATGTTATTTAATCTGATTTTTGCTGTCCCCTTTGGCTATGTTGGTTTAGCGATCGCCACTGCAATGTCAGGCACTTTGAATGCCGTGCTTCTTTATCAACGTTTACATCGTCAAGGCGTCTACAAAATAAGCGGTGAAACCCTTAGCTTTATTCTCAAAGTTGTATTGGCATCAATTGCCATGGGCGCTTCAATCTACATGTTTAACGTAAGTTTTGTTTGGGAATCAGCCGATTTAATGGCGCGTATATACATGCTAACGGCACTCGTTGGTTTAGGTCTTAGTGTCTTTGCTGTTAGTCTAATCGTTGTTGGAATTCGACCTAGGCATCTGAAGATCCAGAAAGCTGCTTAAAAAATAGCGCTCGTCGCCTTATAATCATTGGTATTCACTCTGGGGTCGTTTATAATCTTTTGGCTTTAAAACGATCAATCAATTTAATTTTTGTGTATTGTTCTCGGTTCTTGTTAAGAACCGCGAAGAATGCATCATTCAAACATCAAAAGGCAAGGTGGTTTGCAGTTAATTCGAGGCCTACACAATCTACGACAACAGCATCAAAAGTGTGTATTAACTATTGGTAAGTTTGATGGTGTCCATTTAGGTCATCAGGCTGTCATTGTTAATTTGGTAGAGAAAGCAAAAGCGCTCGGTTTGGCGTCAACCGTAATGATTTTCGAGCCGCAACCTGAAGAAGTTTTT is part of the Glaciecola nitratireducens FR1064 genome and encodes:
- the murJ gene encoding murein biosynthesis integral membrane protein MurJ, translating into MLKSGIVVSSMTLISRVLGLVRDVVVANFMGAGAAADVFFFANKIPNFLRRLFAEGAFAQAFVPVLTEVKSHQNEAELKDFVAKVSGTLGAIVFVTAIAGVVLSPVLAALFGAGWFIDYLNDKPDGANFELASAMLKITFPYIFFISLTGFAGAVLNTLNKFAVAAFTPVLLNISIIACAWLLAERFEQPAFALAWGVFIGGLVQLLFQLPFLFRAGLLVKPKWGWRDPNVTKVRTLMIPALFGVSVSQINLLLDTFIASFLMTGSISWLYYSDRLLEFPLGLFGIAIATVILPALSRNHVGKDDQGFKSNLDWAFKIICLLGIPAATALVLLAYPLLMVIFQRGEFSVDDAQMASYSLIAYGSGLLSFMLVKILAPAFYSRQDTKTPVKYGIITMATNMLFNLIFAVPFGYVGLAIATAMSGTLNAVLLYQRLHRQGVYKISGETLSFILKVVLASIAMGASIYMFNVSFVWESADLMARIYMLTALVGLGLSVFAVSLIVVGIRPRHLKIQKAA